The Nonlabens spongiae genome contains a region encoding:
- a CDS encoding type II toxin-antitoxin system RelE/ParE family toxin, with the protein MTGRRKLFFFKTYFEEFYDSQPEKVQKKIIWTLKILEDLDRIPENYLKFIKNSTGLYEIRVQVSSNIFRIFCFFDRENIVVIGHGFQKKTQKTPKQEIERAENIKKEYYDGKE; encoded by the coding sequence ATGACCGGTAGAAGAAAACTGTTCTTTTTTAAAACCTATTTTGAGGAGTTTTATGATTCCCAGCCAGAAAAAGTTCAAAAGAAAATTATCTGGACTTTGAAAATCCTGGAAGATCTGGATAGAATACCTGAGAATTACTTGAAATTCATCAAAAATTCGACGGGTCTCTATGAGATCAGAGTTCAAGTAAGCAGTAATATATTCAGAATATTCTGCTTTTTTGATCGAGAGAATATTGTTGTTATAGGTCATGGTTTTCAAAAGAAAACCCAAAAAACACCTAAACAGGAAATAGAAAGAGCAGAAAACATCAAAAAAGAATATTACGATGGAAAAGAATAA
- a CDS encoding RsmB/NOP family class I SAM-dependent RNA methyltransferase, translating into MRFHHNLLQATVDALHQIFNEGKYADQAIQRILKRDTRWGSRDRGFIAETTYDIVRYKRLYTEIVGAGTVYNSRDLWRLTAVWIVLRGHALPAWEEYYNTPVRRIKGKFDELSSQLVYKESIPDWLNELGQKELGDLWAKEIAALNNQAPVVLRVNTLKSDLKTLKEKLIAEGHSTTTHDDFPDALILNERANVFKTDAFSDGLFEVQDAGSQKIAPYLNPEPGMRVLDSCAGAGGKSLHLAAMMENKGQIIAMDIYPSKLKELKRRAKRAGAHNIETRLIDSTKAIKKLAGKMDALLIDAPCSGLGVLRRNPDAKWKLTPEFIEEIKTTQQEILQSYSRVVKKDGTLVYATCSILPSENEKQVEQFLSSEAGAGFELQESQNMYAHREGFDGFYMARLIKKD; encoded by the coding sequence ATGAGATTTCATCATAACTTACTGCAGGCGACGGTAGATGCGCTTCACCAGATTTTTAATGAAGGTAAATATGCCGATCAAGCCATACAACGTATTCTGAAACGCGATACCCGCTGGGGTTCTCGTGACCGTGGTTTCATTGCCGAGACGACTTATGACATCGTACGCTACAAGCGTCTTTACACAGAAATTGTGGGCGCTGGAACGGTTTACAATTCTCGTGATTTGTGGCGACTTACCGCCGTGTGGATCGTTTTGCGTGGTCATGCCCTACCCGCTTGGGAAGAATATTACAACACGCCTGTGCGCCGTATCAAAGGCAAGTTTGATGAGCTTTCTAGCCAATTGGTTTATAAAGAATCGATTCCAGACTGGTTGAACGAATTGGGTCAAAAGGAACTGGGCGATCTCTGGGCAAAAGAAATTGCGGCACTTAACAATCAGGCTCCGGTCGTTCTTAGGGTAAATACCTTGAAGTCCGATCTTAAAACTTTAAAGGAAAAACTGATTGCTGAAGGGCATTCCACAACCACGCACGATGATTTTCCTGATGCGTTGATTTTAAACGAGCGCGCAAACGTCTTTAAAACCGATGCTTTTTCTGATGGTTTGTTTGAAGTACAGGATGCCGGCTCCCAAAAGATCGCACCTTACCTGAATCCTGAGCCTGGAATGCGTGTTCTGGATTCATGTGCGGGAGCAGGTGGCAAATCTTTGCACCTTGCCGCGATGATGGAAAATAAAGGCCAGATCATCGCTATGGACATCTACCCTAGCAAGTTGAAAGAGCTCAAACGCCGTGCAAAACGTGCCGGTGCGCACAACATCGAGACTCGATTGATCGACTCTACAAAAGCCATCAAGAAACTCGCAGGGAAAATGGATGCCCTACTGATCGATGCACCTTGTAGTGGTTTGGGCGTTTTGAGACGTAACCCAGATGCTAAGTGGAAGCTGACCCCAGAATTCATAGAAGAAATTAAAACCACCCAACAAGAAATTTTGCAATCCTATAGCCGCGTGGTCAAAAAAGACGGCACCCTAGTTTATGCTACTTGCTCTATTTTGCCTTCAGAAAATGAAAAACAGGTGGAACAATTCTTGAGCAGTGAGGCTGGTGCAGGTTTTGAACTGCAGGAATCGCAAAATATGTACGCGCACCGAGAAGGTTTTGACGGATTTTACATGGCGCGACTGATTAAAAAAGATTGA
- a CDS encoding WD40/YVTN/BNR-like repeat-containing protein has protein sequence MKRLKEIKNHLANQFFTVLLLSLIVSSCKQEGSKAAVAQEPEIKKKEKIDIALRAVEVDSISIRALEYDGVYWFAASKGRYGIIDAQNATVSFMDSIQEPKNLEFRSIAVGEETVFILNAGGPAYLFEANENDYVQLYTEQGEGVFYDSMKFWENGEGIIFGDPTAQDDVKCLSILKTTDFGKTWNKVSCDKLPEFIDGEAGFAASNSNISIVGDQVWIATGGAAARVLHSLDRGATWEVQETPIVAGAQMTGIFAMDFYDENVGVIVGGDWSDKEKNTQNLAMTRDGGASWELISEGSGPGYCSDILFIPNTDGKELLAVGTPGIWWSGDQGVTWKQISEEGFYTAAMESKNKGVLTGYAKAAVFEISESKN, from the coding sequence ATGAAAAGATTAAAAGAGATCAAAAATCATTTAGCAAACCAATTTTTCACCGTGCTGCTGTTAAGTTTAATCGTAAGCAGCTGCAAGCAAGAAGGCTCAAAAGCAGCGGTTGCTCAAGAACCTGAAATCAAAAAAAAAGAGAAAATAGACATCGCACTCAGAGCCGTGGAGGTGGATTCCATAAGCATAAGAGCGCTGGAATATGATGGAGTATACTGGTTTGCCGCCAGCAAAGGCCGCTACGGAATCATTGATGCTCAAAACGCAACAGTTTCTTTTATGGACTCGATTCAAGAGCCAAAAAATCTTGAGTTCCGTTCTATCGCAGTGGGAGAAGAGACTGTCTTTATTTTAAATGCCGGTGGTCCAGCTTACTTATTTGAAGCAAATGAGAACGACTACGTCCAGCTTTATACAGAACAGGGTGAAGGCGTTTTTTACGACAGCATGAAGTTTTGGGAGAACGGTGAGGGGATCATTTTTGGCGACCCGACAGCGCAAGATGATGTAAAATGCCTTTCTATATTAAAGACTACCGATTTTGGTAAAACCTGGAACAAAGTGTCATGTGACAAGTTACCAGAATTCATCGATGGCGAGGCGGGATTTGCTGCGAGCAATTCAAACATTTCCATCGTGGGGGATCAGGTCTGGATCGCAACCGGTGGTGCTGCGGCAAGAGTGTTGCACAGCCTCGATAGAGGCGCGACTTGGGAAGTACAGGAAACTCCTATAGTCGCAGGCGCGCAAATGACCGGGATATTTGCCATGGATTTCTATGACGAGAACGTGGGAGTGATCGTGGGTGGCGACTGGTCTGACAAAGAAAAAAACACGCAAAACCTAGCCATGACCCGTGATGGAGGAGCCTCTTGGGAACTTATTTCTGAAGGCTCAGGACCCGGATATTGCAGCGACATTCTTTTTATACCCAATACGGATGGTAAGGAGTTACTCGCTGTGGGAACACCCGGTATCTGGTGGAGTGGGGACCAAGGCGTGACTTGGAAACAAATTTCAGAAGAAGGTTTTTATACCGCTGCCATGGAAAGCAAGAACAAAGGCGTACTAACCGGTTATGCAAAAGCTGCTGTTTTTGAAATTTCTGAATCCAAAAATTAA
- a CDS encoding geranylgeranylglycerol-phosphate geranylgeranyltransferase has translation MTFLKLIRWPNVLMTIVAQVVVYQALIEPSGLLLAMETWELVLLILSTALLTASGNVINDIQDIAVDKINKPDKVIVGKKMTYKSAFSIYMALTITAVVMGFIVANAIDKPILASVFIIVSFTLYSYATTLKSILLVGNILISLLVGLSVLIVGVFEFYPIAEMHSPAQLAAVMKPILYFSFGAFLINLYREWIKDCEDVNGDRLGGRNSMALVLGRQRAARLTSVLIMLTVVVMGYLAVVYFAADQVTLLYWIFLLMAPLSIVGIQLWAADSPAKFHKLSLIMKITMLLGVLFMFFYQADSFSDF, from the coding sequence TTGACCTTCCTCAAACTCATCCGCTGGCCTAATGTTTTAATGACCATCGTAGCGCAAGTTGTGGTATATCAAGCCTTGATCGAGCCATCTGGATTGTTGCTGGCCATGGAAACTTGGGAGCTGGTATTGCTGATTCTTTCCACGGCACTTTTAACGGCTAGCGGCAATGTTATCAACGATATTCAAGATATAGCGGTTGACAAAATCAATAAGCCTGATAAGGTCATCGTAGGTAAAAAGATGACTTATAAAAGTGCTTTCAGTATTTATATGGCACTCACCATCACAGCCGTAGTGATGGGATTTATTGTTGCAAACGCCATCGATAAACCTATACTTGCGAGTGTTTTTATTATCGTGAGTTTTACCCTCTACTCCTACGCTACCACGCTCAAGTCTATTTTGTTAGTAGGTAATATATTGATCTCTTTGTTGGTAGGTCTATCGGTGCTGATTGTAGGTGTATTTGAGTTTTATCCCATCGCCGAGATGCACTCCCCTGCCCAACTTGCCGCGGTGATGAAGCCCATTCTTTATTTTAGTTTCGGAGCTTTTTTAATCAATCTGTACCGCGAGTGGATCAAGGATTGTGAAGATGTGAATGGCGATCGATTGGGTGGTCGCAATTCTATGGCGCTGGTTTTAGGAAGACAACGAGCAGCTCGGTTGACCAGCGTTTTGATAATGCTTACGGTGGTAGTCATGGGTTATCTAGCAGTCGTTTATTTTGCTGCCGATCAGGTGACCTTACTGTACTGGATATTTTTACTGATGGCGCCGTTGAGTATCGTGGGAATCCAATTGTGGGCTGCAGACAGCCCTGCCAAATTTCACAAGCTTTCCCTTATTATGAAAATCACGATGCTGCTGGGGGTTTTGTTCATGTTTTTCTATCAAGCAGATAGCTTTTCTGATTTTTAG
- a CDS encoding endonuclease translates to MMNKFYITLITVSVFTAQSWAQVPSNYYDSAAGLTGYALKSELANIISANYNAQSYDDLRDLYAISDNDAYYDNGQQTTTILDLYSENPNGADPYTFSATNTNDRCGNYSGEGDCWNREHIFPQGFFNQLEPMRSDAHHVIPTDGFVNGGRSNLPFGEVDLSGSGIRTYQNGSRKGPSATPGYTGDVFEPIDEFKGDIARMLLYFATRYEDRFNDNRWDSPNATNDPRDGSQDQYYEQWYIDLLLSWHAQDPVSQREIDRNNDIYNFQNNANPYIDNPQFVDMIWNSSQAPSGSIFATLTDSYNDVNSNGYDAGDEINYDYTIENLGNTTLYNVTVTASRGNFANTVSPIASIAPGQVINNPFGNLQVVLITQDVDPNGACDVINQLQVTADFSANENTGGLSIASDDPDNFQDVDSNNDNLPDDPTISNVCGGSTGTVSELFISEYIEGSGSNKAIEIANFTGSQVNLSGYSIERNANGGSTWSGTISLSGTLDNGEVYVLARGNADQAILDEADRLIGNGNALDFNGNDPVGLFRNGNLIDIVGVFNSGSTDFAKDVVLVRKPDAVVPNLDFNLTRDWNSFGQSNYTDLGQHTVTTASEDQLIAESFKVYPNPSKDGIFYFETDLEEIELNVFDLSGRSISFDQTQDSIQLEQAGIYILTVEKDGNRSSLKLVLR, encoded by the coding sequence ATGATGAATAAATTTTATATCACCCTTATAACTGTATCTGTCTTCACAGCTCAAAGTTGGGCTCAGGTGCCGTCCAATTATTATGATTCGGCAGCTGGACTTACCGGTTACGCATTGAAAAGTGAATTGGCCAATATCATCTCTGCCAACTATAATGCGCAGAGTTATGATGATCTAAGGGATTTATATGCGATTTCTGATAACGATGCCTATTATGACAACGGTCAGCAGACCACTACTATTCTAGACCTCTACTCAGAAAATCCCAACGGTGCTGATCCTTATACATTTTCAGCAACGAACACTAACGATCGTTGTGGAAATTATAGCGGTGAAGGCGATTGCTGGAACAGAGAGCACATCTTTCCTCAAGGCTTTTTTAATCAATTGGAGCCCATGCGCAGCGATGCACACCACGTCATCCCTACTGATGGATTCGTAAATGGAGGACGTAGTAATCTTCCTTTTGGAGAAGTTGATCTTTCAGGTTCGGGAATTCGCACTTATCAAAATGGAAGTCGCAAAGGTCCCTCTGCAACACCAGGTTACACTGGCGATGTTTTTGAACCCATAGACGAATTTAAAGGAGATATTGCGCGTATGTTGTTGTATTTCGCAACACGATATGAAGATCGATTCAATGATAATCGTTGGGATAGTCCTAACGCGACAAATGATCCCAGAGATGGATCACAAGATCAATATTACGAGCAGTGGTACATCGATCTTTTACTTTCATGGCATGCCCAAGACCCAGTGAGCCAGCGTGAGATCGATCGTAATAATGATATATACAACTTCCAAAACAATGCAAATCCATACATTGATAATCCGCAGTTTGTGGACATGATCTGGAATTCTTCCCAAGCTCCCAGCGGTAGCATCTTTGCCACTTTAACCGACTCCTATAATGATGTGAACAGCAATGGTTACGATGCAGGAGACGAGATCAATTACGATTATACCATTGAAAATTTAGGGAACACGACTCTGTATAACGTAACAGTTACTGCTAGTAGAGGGAATTTTGCAAACACGGTTTCACCCATCGCATCCATCGCGCCGGGCCAGGTGATCAATAATCCATTCGGGAATCTACAGGTCGTTCTTATAACGCAAGATGTGGATCCTAATGGAGCGTGCGATGTTATCAATCAATTACAAGTTACCGCAGATTTCAGTGCTAATGAAAATACCGGTGGACTGAGCATCGCTAGTGATGATCCCGATAATTTTCAGGATGTAGATTCTAATAACGACAATCTACCCGATGATCCTACCATCTCAAACGTATGTGGTGGAAGTACTGGAACGGTGTCTGAATTATTCATCAGTGAATACATAGAAGGATCAGGATCCAATAAAGCGATTGAAATCGCCAATTTCACAGGAAGTCAAGTCAATTTAAGTGGTTACAGTATCGAGCGTAATGCCAATGGTGGCAGTACATGGTCCGGCACAATCAGCTTGTCCGGAACACTTGACAACGGAGAAGTTTATGTTCTTGCCAGAGGAAACGCTGATCAGGCGATCCTTGACGAGGCAGATCGTTTGATCGGTAATGGAAATGCGCTGGATTTCAACGGTAACGATCCTGTAGGTCTATTTAGAAATGGGAACCTGATTGATATCGTGGGAGTTTTCAACTCCGGAAGCACTGACTTTGCTAAAGATGTGGTTTTAGTTCGCAAACCGGATGCGGTTGTTCCTAACCTAGACTTCAATTTGACCAGAGACTGGAATAGTTTTGGTCAAAGTAATTATACGGATTTAGGACAGCATACTGTTACGACGGCCAGTGAAGATCAATTGATTGCTGAATCGTTCAAAGTTTATCCCAATCCATCAAAAGATGGTATTTTCTACTTTGAAACTGATCTAGAAGAGATTGAGTTAAATGTTTTTGATCTTTCTGGTAGATCTATCAGCTTTGATCAGACTCAAGATTCTATACAATTAGAGCAAGCTGGAATTTACATTCTGACCGTTGAAAAGGATGGTAATCGCTCTAGTTTGAAGTTGGTTTTGAGGTAA
- a CDS encoding nucleoside-diphosphate kinase yields the protein MVTNRTFTMIKPDAVEDGHTGAILEKITASGFRIVALKKTQMTTADAEEFYAIHKERPFFGELVEFMTRGPIVAAVLEKENAVADFRTLIGSTNPAEAAEGTIRKQFAKSVGENAVHGSDSDENAAIESAFHFSGREMF from the coding sequence ATGGTCACTAATAGAACATTTACAATGATCAAGCCTGATGCCGTAGAAGACGGACACACAGGTGCCATACTAGAAAAAATCACGGCAAGCGGTTTTAGAATTGTTGCTCTTAAGAAGACACAAATGACTACTGCAGATGCTGAAGAATTTTATGCGATCCACAAGGAGCGTCCATTTTTTGGAGAGCTTGTTGAGTTCATGACGCGCGGTCCTATCGTAGCGGCTGTTTTGGAAAAAGAAAACGCCGTTGCCGATTTCCGTACGTTGATCGGTTCCACAAACCCTGCTGAGGCTGCTGAAGGCACTATCAGAAAGCAATTTGCTAAAAGTGTAGGGGAGAACGCTGTACACGGTAGCGATAGCGATGAAAATGCTGCTATCGAGTCTGCATTTCATTTCTCAGGTCGCGAGATGTTTTAA
- a CDS encoding Maf family nucleotide pyrophosphatase, with the protein MLQDKLKNHNIILASQSPRRQELLRGLDIEFVIETRLVNEVYNDQLQGTQITDFLSTLKAKAFTDLAENDFLITSDTIVWLDDRALEKPKTKDEARKMLRQLSGRKHKVHTSVCFTTIDDQKVINDTTEVTFGELNDEEIDYYIDKYQPFDRAGGYGIQDWLGFAKVTSINGCYYNVMGLPLPKVYGFLREMII; encoded by the coding sequence ATGCTCCAAGACAAACTCAAGAACCACAACATTATCCTTGCCTCACAGTCTCCCAGAAGACAAGAATTATTGCGAGGTCTTGACATAGAATTCGTCATTGAAACCCGACTCGTAAATGAAGTCTATAATGATCAGCTGCAAGGAACTCAAATAACTGATTTCCTTTCTACGCTCAAGGCGAAAGCTTTTACTGATCTGGCTGAAAACGATTTTTTAATCACCAGCGATACCATAGTCTGGCTGGATGACCGAGCGCTTGAAAAACCAAAGACCAAAGACGAAGCTCGCAAAATGTTGCGTCAGCTTAGCGGTCGCAAGCATAAGGTTCATACCTCAGTTTGTTTTACCACCATTGACGATCAAAAGGTGATCAATGACACCACTGAGGTGACTTTTGGTGAGCTCAATGATGAGGAGATTGATTATTACATTGATAAGTACCAACCGTTTGACCGAGCTGGTGGATACGGCATTCAAGACTGGCTAGGCTTTGCAAAAGTAACTTCCATCAACGGCTGTTATTATAACGTGATGGGATTGCCTTTGCCGAAGGTGTATGGGTTTTTGAGGGAGATGATCATTTAA
- a CDS encoding DUF3817 domain-containing protein — MVKFFKYLAIIEGYSFLVVLFITMPLKYLGGLLLPNKIMGMAHGVLFLAYVVVAILVAQLLKWNFKKMLISLAMSVVPFGTFWMEREYLEPELEKTNTLA, encoded by the coding sequence ATGGTTAAATTCTTCAAGTATCTCGCGATAATCGAGGGTTATTCTTTTCTGGTAGTGCTTTTTATCACCATGCCGTTAAAGTATCTGGGAGGTCTATTACTTCCCAATAAAATCATGGGAATGGCGCATGGTGTTTTATTTCTTGCTTATGTGGTAGTTGCCATTCTGGTAGCCCAATTGCTCAAGTGGAATTTTAAAAAGATGTTGATTTCATTGGCGATGTCTGTGGTACCCTTTGGAACTTTCTGGATGGAGCGCGAGTATCTGGAGCCGGAGTTAGAAAAGACAAATACATTAGCCTAA
- a CDS encoding mechanosensitive ion channel family protein yields the protein MSLQNDTTKSVATEFTDALTNFYYNFIEFLPRLGLGLAIIILGVLIAGALGRFTTARVRSSTKDPLMSRFLGKAIRFVGIIVFIMIALRAAGLGDISAGILATAGAGAVVLGFAFKDIGQNFIAGVILSFNRPFNVNDTVEIGDNFGRIKALEFRHTKIKTFDGKDVYIPNADVITQPVTNYTEDGFFRWDFVVGVDYDDDLDQAKQVILDTLNADAAVIQDAEHVNYVIEDELATSTVNLRVFFWVDTKDFGRIANITKGRVIGRVKYALMDAGFYLPADIQEIKLYGRGDSELPLSLNNKQETTNG from the coding sequence ATGAGCTTACAAAACGACACCACCAAATCTGTAGCAACTGAATTCACAGATGCACTCACCAATTTCTATTACAACTTTATCGAGTTCCTACCCAGACTGGGGCTGGGTCTGGCGATCATTATTTTGGGAGTTCTCATCGCTGGAGCTTTAGGCCGATTTACCACAGCTCGCGTGCGCAGCAGTACTAAAGATCCTCTCATGAGCCGATTTTTGGGAAAGGCCATACGTTTTGTGGGGATTATCGTCTTTATCATGATTGCACTGAGAGCCGCCGGTTTGGGCGATATAAGTGCGGGAATCCTCGCCACAGCAGGTGCTGGAGCTGTTGTTCTGGGTTTTGCCTTTAAGGATATAGGACAGAACTTTATTGCCGGCGTCATTTTGAGTTTTAATAGACCGTTCAACGTCAATGATACGGTAGAGATAGGTGATAATTTTGGAAGAATCAAGGCGCTGGAATTCCGTCATACCAAAATTAAAACCTTTGACGGTAAAGACGTATATATTCCTAATGCTGACGTCATTACACAACCTGTAACCAACTATACGGAAGACGGATTCTTCCGCTGGGATTTTGTGGTGGGCGTAGATTATGATGATGATCTGGATCAAGCCAAACAAGTAATCTTAGACACCCTAAACGCTGATGCCGCCGTCATTCAAGATGCTGAACACGTGAACTATGTAATCGAAGACGAACTCGCCACCAGTACCGTGAATCTGCGTGTGTTTTTCTGGGTCGACACTAAGGATTTTGGACGTATTGCTAATATTACCAAAGGACGCGTTATAGGTCGCGTAAAATATGCGCTTATGGATGCAGGATTCTACCTACCTGCCGATATCCAAGAGATCAAACTCTACGGAAGAGGCGATTCTGAACTACCTTTGTCTCTCAATAATAAACAAGAGACGACTAATGGTTAA
- a CDS encoding helix-turn-helix domain-containing protein: MEKNKNLKSLDQFIDDKIGKRGTETREEFESEYDAFKLGILIQKAREEKGLTQEQLAELAGTNKSYISRLERNLKDIRFSTLQRIINEGLGAHLEISIRL, from the coding sequence ATGGAAAAGAATAAAAACCTTAAAAGCTTAGATCAATTTATTGATGATAAAATAGGTAAAAGGGGGACAGAAACACGGGAAGAATTTGAATCTGAATACGATGCTTTCAAACTCGGTATCCTTATTCAAAAAGCTAGAGAGGAGAAAGGATTAACTCAAGAACAGTTGGCTGAACTTGCTGGGACAAACAAATCATATATCTCAAGATTGGAGAGAAATTTAAAGGATATTCGATTTTCAACTTTACAAAGAATTATCAACGAAGGACTGGGGGCTCATTTAGAAATCTCAATTCGCCTTTAG
- a CDS encoding NERD domain-containing protein/DEAD/DEAH box helicase, producing MAILYPKYETIKNLRVPPTEGEFKMIDFLLENLNDEYEIYFQPFLNGDCPDIILMRKGGGVLIIEVKDWDLNSYHLDYRKRWFVNYNNALIKSPISQVLKYKENMYDLHIQNLLELKLRDYRYWYIVNCAIFFYKENENDVREFLLSPFEQQREFLNDKKAQKDAYDRLKKSEESYLTFLNKNIELIGKNNLNSKDLKDLLYRKWISRQSFNFSSELYDSFKRYLKPSFHSLDDGRNFKYTKKQLELSTSKQGEQKIKGIVGAGKTLVLAKRAVNAHIRTNEKVLVLTYNISLKNYIHDKVSRVREDFYWENFHILNYHDFFNSMMNNFGIEFDIPEDFDNWENWRKEQFFNDKYYGNINLFKDFQNRIEKYSAILIDEVQDYRTVWLRLIKKCFLAENGEFVVFGDSKQDIYNRVSLVESKKVLVIPDSPGRWAELNQSFRLTPIITAFASDFQKKFLAERHIPDEFENIDFQSALFDKVHYKYFGTLDFKVLADFISSYSTKLESHPNDVCVLSLSIETIREIDFHFRKATNERSYIMAETKEFYDHLKEKYGQTKKFYKELDKIRKNKKLHFWMNSGVTKFSTVHSYKGWEIKTLFLIVQKDTLETTYKELVYTGFTRCMNNLVILDIDDNELSTFMDELQFVEKIENPAANKELR from the coding sequence ATGGCAATCCTTTATCCAAAATATGAAACGATAAAAAACTTGAGAGTTCCACCAACTGAAGGGGAATTTAAAATGATTGACTTTCTTCTTGAAAATCTCAATGATGAATATGAAATTTATTTTCAACCGTTTTTAAACGGAGATTGCCCAGACATAATCCTAATGCGAAAAGGCGGTGGAGTTCTCATTATCGAAGTAAAAGATTGGGACCTTAATAGCTACCACCTCGACTATCGAAAAAGGTGGTTTGTAAACTACAATAATGCTTTAATAAAATCGCCAATTTCTCAAGTTCTGAAATACAAAGAAAATATGTATGACTTGCATATTCAAAATCTTTTAGAACTAAAATTGCGAGATTATAGATATTGGTATATCGTCAATTGTGCAATATTCTTCTATAAAGAAAATGAAAACGATGTAAGAGAATTTTTATTATCACCATTTGAACAACAAAGAGAGTTTCTTAACGATAAAAAAGCACAGAAAGATGCATATGATAGATTAAAAAAGTCGGAAGAAAGTTATCTAACTTTTTTAAATAAGAATATTGAATTGATAGGCAAGAATAATCTAAATTCAAAAGACCTAAAAGACCTACTATATCGAAAATGGATTAGTCGTCAATCATTTAATTTCTCAAGCGAGTTATATGACAGTTTTAAAAGGTATTTGAAACCTTCCTTTCATTCACTTGATGATGGAAGAAACTTTAAATACACTAAAAAACAATTAGAGCTTTCGACAAGTAAACAAGGAGAGCAAAAAATAAAAGGAATTGTAGGTGCGGGAAAAACCTTAGTTCTTGCAAAAAGAGCTGTAAATGCTCATATAAGAACAAACGAAAAAGTATTAGTTCTCACATACAACATTTCTCTCAAAAACTATATACACGACAAAGTTAGTAGAGTAAGAGAAGATTTTTATTGGGAGAATTTCCATATTTTGAATTACCACGACTTTTTCAATTCAATGATGAATAATTTTGGAATTGAATTTGACATTCCGGAAGATTTCGACAATTGGGAAAATTGGCGAAAAGAACAATTTTTTAATGATAAGTACTATGGGAATATTAACTTATTTAAAGATTTCCAAAACAGAATTGAAAAATACTCTGCGATATTAATTGATGAAGTTCAAGATTATAGGACTGTTTGGTTAAGATTAATAAAAAAGTGTTTTTTAGCAGAAAATGGAGAATTTGTTGTTTTTGGAGATAGTAAACAAGACATATACAATCGAGTTTCGTTAGTAGAAAGTAAAAAAGTTCTTGTTATTCCTGACAGTCCAGGAAGGTGGGCAGAACTTAATCAATCATTCAGATTAACACCTATCATTACAGCATTTGCGTCTGACTTTCAAAAAAAGTTTTTAGCAGAAAGGCATATTCCTGATGAATTTGAAAATATAGATTTTCAATCAGCTCTTTTTGATAAGGTTCACTATAAGTATTTCGGAACACTTGACTTTAAAGTCTTAGCTGATTTCATAAGTTCATATTCAACGAAATTAGAAAGTCACCCAAATGATGTTTGTGTCCTTTCTTTATCCATAGAAACTATAAGAGAAATTGATTTCCATTTTAGAAAAGCAACAAATGAGAGGTCTTATATAATGGCTGAAACGAAAGAATTTTATGACCATTTAAAAGAAAAATATGGACAGACCAAAAAGTTTTACAAGGAATTAGATAAAATTAGAAAGAACAAAAAACTTCATTTTTGGATGAATTCAGGTGTTACTAAATTCTCGACTGTACATAGTTATAAAGGATGGGAAATAAAAACGTTATTTCTGATAGTTCAAAAAGACACACTTGAAACTACATACAAAGAACTTGTATATACTGGATTTACAAGGTGTATGAATAATCTTGTAATTTTAGACATTGACGACAATGAACTATCCACATTTATGGATGAATTGCAATTTGTAGAAAAAATAGAAAACCCAGCAGCTAACAAAGAACTGAGGTAA